In one window of Thiobacillus sp. DNA:
- a CDS encoding efflux RND transporter periplasmic adaptor subunit — protein sequence MQTLRILIPAFLSLGMVLPALAWEAKPLSEIAVYPTRSAQAQVVSLNESQVAAEISAPILRLPPEPGQILSKGAVLAELDCRDYMLATESAQASLAAAEAQVRLAEQQHRRASQLAREKFISGELLDTRATELDAARASVAVNRAVLKTSKRQEDKCVVRAPFPAVVVERLAQVGEMAVPGTPLVRLLDRSRIQVRAEVQEGDVAGLFQARHITFVSPSGNHPLRLLRISPAQARATRLSEARLAFQSRSAAPGTSGQVRWTSPQPYLPANVVVRRDGRLGVFVADGNTIRFVALPEAQEGRPAPAGGLGKAAAIVVNGAGELR from the coding sequence ATGCAGACCCTTCGTATCCTGATCCCTGCCTTCCTGTCTCTCGGCATGGTTCTGCCTGCCCTGGCCTGGGAAGCAAAACCCCTGTCCGAGATCGCCGTCTACCCCACCCGCAGCGCCCAGGCCCAGGTGGTGAGCCTCAACGAGAGCCAGGTGGCGGCGGAGATATCCGCGCCCATCCTGCGCCTGCCGCCTGAACCGGGCCAGATCCTTTCAAAGGGCGCGGTACTGGCAGAACTGGATTGCCGCGACTACATGCTGGCCACCGAAAGCGCCCAGGCCTCCCTGGCAGCCGCCGAGGCCCAGGTCCGCCTGGCGGAGCAACAGCACCGGCGGGCGTCACAACTGGCCCGGGAAAAGTTCATCTCCGGGGAACTGCTGGACACCCGCGCCACGGAACTGGACGCGGCCCGGGCCAGCGTGGCCGTGAACCGGGCCGTTTTGAAGACGTCGAAGCGCCAGGAGGACAAGTGCGTGGTGCGGGCCCCCTTCCCTGCCGTGGTGGTTGAACGCCTGGCCCAGGTGGGCGAGATGGCCGTGCCAGGCACGCCCCTGGTGAGGTTGCTGGACCGCTCCCGCATACAGGTCAGGGCGGAAGTCCAGGAAGGTGATGTGGCGGGACTGTTCCAGGCCCGCCACATCACCTTCGTGTCTCCCTCGGGCAACCATCCCCTCCGGCTGTTGCGCATCTCCCCGGCCCAGGCCCGCGCCACGCGGCTGTCAGAGGCCCGGCTGGCGTTCCAGTCCCGGTCGGCGGCCCCTGGTACCAGCGGCCAGGTCCGCTGGACCTCACCCCAGCCCTACCTGCCCGCGAACGTGGTGGTACGCCGTGACGGCCGCCTGGGGGTCTTCGTGGCGGATGGCAACACGATCCGCTTCGTAGCCCTGCCCGAGGCCCAGGAAGGCAGGCCTGCTCCGGCCGGCGGCCTGGGCAAGGCTGCCGCCATCGTTGTGAACGGTGCGGGCGAACTCCGCTGA